The following coding sequences lie in one Arachis ipaensis cultivar K30076 chromosome B03, Araip1.1, whole genome shotgun sequence genomic window:
- the LOC107629366 gene encoding rhodanese-like domain-containing protein 11, chloroplastic isoform X2: MGAVSLPINIVSLTNSNSNFTSLSSTSHYASLSSLQLTPSLTATTTLSLSVVRVQADSEDYELKQMRDMAAARKRREALIRDGKVKVLTPREAGYAVQLSNKPFLDVRPSNEHNKAWVRGSTWIPIFDVDKRLDAGSIPRKVTNFVMGGWWSGLPTLSYDSQFLAKVEEKFPKDTELIVACQKGLRSLAACELLYNAGYQNLFWVQGGLEAADDEDLIVEGPMPLKFAGIGGVSEFLGWTDQQRAAAAKEGWGYRLVFSARLLGVFLAVDALYLGAQQIGRYIQDIRSH; encoded by the exons atgggagCTGTTTCTCTTCCCATAAACATTGTTAGCCTTACAAATTCCAATTCCAACTTCACTTCTCTCTCTTCAACTTCTCACTATGCTTCTCTCTCTTCCTTACAACTCACTCCTTCTCTCACTGCCACCACAACACTCTCTTTG AGTGTTGTTAGAGTTCAAGCTGATAGTGAGGACTATGAATTGAAGCAAATGAGGGACATGGCTGCTGCTAGAAAGAGACGGGAAGCTctg ATAAGAGATGGAAAGGTTAAAGTTCTTACCCCAAGGGAAGCTGGTTATGCAGTTCAGCTTTCGAACAAGCCCTTTCTTGATGTTCGACCGTCGAACGAGCACAACAAG GCATGGGTGAGAGGTTCAACCTGGATTCCGATATTTGATGTTGACAAAAGACTAGATGCTGGAAGCATTCCAAGAAAAGTCACGAATTTCGTTATGG GAGGTTGGTGGAGTGGCTTGCCTACACTGTCTTATGATAG CCAGTTCTTAGCCAAAGTCGAGGAGAAGTTCCCGAAAGATACAGAATTGATAGTTGCATGCCAGAAGGGACTGAG ATCATTAGCTGCCTGTGAACTGTTGTACAACGCCGGCTATCAAAACCTGTTCTGGGTTCAAGGAGGATTAGAGGCTGCTGATGACGAG GATCTCATCGTAGAGGGTCCTATGCCTCTTAAGTTTGCCGGAATTGGTGGCGTTTCAGAATTCCTTGG TTGGACTGATCAGCAAAGAGCGGCTGCAGCGAAGGAAGGTTGGGGTTATAGATTAGTGTTCTCGGCACGGCTG CTTGGAGTCTTTCTTGCGGTAGATGCGTTATATCTCGGTGCGCAGCAAATTGGTCGCTATATCCAGGATATCAGGAGTCATTAG
- the LOC107629366 gene encoding rhodanese-like domain-containing protein 11, chloroplastic isoform X1, which translates to MGAVSLPINIVSLTNSNSNFTSLSSTSHYASLSSLQLTPSLTATTTLSLKSVVRVQADSEDYELKQMRDMAAARKRREALIRDGKVKVLTPREAGYAVQLSNKPFLDVRPSNEHNKAWVRGSTWIPIFDVDKRLDAGSIPRKVTNFVMGGWWSGLPTLSYDSQFLAKVEEKFPKDTELIVACQKGLRSLAACELLYNAGYQNLFWVQGGLEAADDEDLIVEGPMPLKFAGIGGVSEFLGWTDQQRAAAAKEGWGYRLVFSARLLGVFLAVDALYLGAQQIGRYIQDIRSH; encoded by the exons atgggagCTGTTTCTCTTCCCATAAACATTGTTAGCCTTACAAATTCCAATTCCAACTTCACTTCTCTCTCTTCAACTTCTCACTATGCTTCTCTCTCTTCCTTACAACTCACTCCTTCTCTCACTGCCACCACAACACTCTCTTTG AAGAGTGTTGTTAGAGTTCAAGCTGATAGTGAGGACTATGAATTGAAGCAAATGAGGGACATGGCTGCTGCTAGAAAGAGACGGGAAGCTctg ATAAGAGATGGAAAGGTTAAAGTTCTTACCCCAAGGGAAGCTGGTTATGCAGTTCAGCTTTCGAACAAGCCCTTTCTTGATGTTCGACCGTCGAACGAGCACAACAAG GCATGGGTGAGAGGTTCAACCTGGATTCCGATATTTGATGTTGACAAAAGACTAGATGCTGGAAGCATTCCAAGAAAAGTCACGAATTTCGTTATGG GAGGTTGGTGGAGTGGCTTGCCTACACTGTCTTATGATAG CCAGTTCTTAGCCAAAGTCGAGGAGAAGTTCCCGAAAGATACAGAATTGATAGTTGCATGCCAGAAGGGACTGAG ATCATTAGCTGCCTGTGAACTGTTGTACAACGCCGGCTATCAAAACCTGTTCTGGGTTCAAGGAGGATTAGAGGCTGCTGATGACGAG GATCTCATCGTAGAGGGTCCTATGCCTCTTAAGTTTGCCGGAATTGGTGGCGTTTCAGAATTCCTTGG TTGGACTGATCAGCAAAGAGCGGCTGCAGCGAAGGAAGGTTGGGGTTATAGATTAGTGTTCTCGGCACGGCTG CTTGGAGTCTTTCTTGCGGTAGATGCGTTATATCTCGGTGCGCAGCAAATTGGTCGCTATATCCAGGATATCAGGAGTCATTAG
- the LOC107629368 gene encoding cytochrome P450 71A1 yields the protein MSLLTWLKEERLTTPFFFISTLIFLILLTKFLFTNNSRNKKKRKSKNNIKNLPPSPPKLPIIGNLHQLGKNPHISLQTLSQKYGPIIHLQLGEVPTVVVSSSKVAKEVLRTHDLALASRPQLYSAKYLFYNCTNVVFSPYGAYWRHIRKICILEILSSKRVQSYSSAREQEVARLVQRVAETYPRACNLSRMLGLYANDILCRVAFGRDFSVEGEYQRHGFQKMLDEYQELLGGFSVGDFFPSLEFIHGLTGAKSRLKETSRRFDQLFDQILDEHKGCNNNKVDEEKDLVDVLLEVQKNGSHEMPLTTDNIKAIILDMFAAGTDTTFITLDWGMTELVMNPQIMKRAQKEIRDIMGERKVILESDLHQFHYMKAIIKEVFRLHPPVPVLVPRESMEDIVLEGFEIPARTRFFVNAWAIGRDPESWEDPNEFKPERFLGSDVDYKGNDFELIPFGAGRRGCPAIAFAAAVIELGLARLLHSFDWELPHGVKAQDLDLTDVFGISMHRRENLHVVAKPYFP from the exons ATGTCTCTTCTCACATGGCTTAAGGAAGAAAGACTTACTACACCATTTTTCTTCATCTCCACACTAATTTTCCTCATTCTATTAACAAAGTTCCTCTTCACAAACAATTcaagaaacaagaaaaaaagaaaatccaaaaacaatataaaaaatcttCCTCCAAGTCCACCAAAACTTCCCATAATTGGAAACCTCCACCAACTAGGCAAAAACCCCCACATTTCTCTTCAAACACTTTCACAAAAATATGGGCCAATAATTCACCTTCAACTAGGTGAAGTCCCAACAGTGGTTGTTTCATCATCTAAGGTTGCAAAAGAAGTGCTTAGAACACATGATCTTGCACTTGCAAGCCGTCCACAACTATATTCAGCTAAGTACCTTTTCTACAATTGCACTAATGTTGTGTTCTCTCCCTATGGTGCTTATTGGAGGCATATTAGAAAGATTTGCATACTTGAGATTCTAAGTTCCAAAAGGGTACAATCATATAGTTCTGCTAGGGAACAAGAAGTTGCTCGTTTAGTTCAAAGG GTTGCAGAGACTTATCCAAGAGCTTGTAATCTTTCTAGGATGCTTGGACTGTACGCAAACGATATTCTCTGTCGCGTCGCATTTGGAAGAGATTTTTCGGTAGAAGGAGAGTACCAAAGACATGGATTCCAGAAGATGCTTGATGAGTACCAAGAACTACTTGGAGGGTTCAGTGTTGGTGACTTCTTTCCTTCATTGGAGTTCATACATGGCTTAACAGGTGCGAAATCGAGGCTTAAAGAAACTTCTAGAAGATTTGATCAGCTCTTTGATCAGATATTGGATGAACATAAAGGATGTAATAATAATAAGGTGGATGAAGAAAAGGACCTTGTTGATGTTTTGCTTGAAGTTCAGAAGAATGGCTCACATGAAATGCCTCTCACCACTGATAATATCAAAGCAATTATTTTG GACATGTTTGCTGCAGGAACTGATACAACATTCATTACCCTTGATTGGGGAATGACAGAACTTGTAATGAACCCACAAATTATGAAAAGGGCACAAAAAGAAATAAGAGACATCATGGGAGAAAGAAAAGTTATCCTAGAGAGTGATCTTCACCAATTTCACTACATGAAAGCCATAATCAAAGAAGTGTTCCGGCTACACCCTCCGGTGCCGGTTTTAGTCCCGAGAGAATCCATGGAAGACATAGTCCTAGAAGGATTCGAGATCCCGGCAAGAACAAGATTCTTTGTCAATGCTTGGGCTATAGGAAGGGATCCTGAGAGTTGGGAAGATCCTAATGAGTTTAAACCAGAGAGGTTCTTAGGGAGTGATGTTGATTATAAAGGGAATGATTTTGAGTTGATTCCATTTGGAGCAGGGAGACGAGGGTGTCCGGCGATTGCGTTCGCGGCCGCAGTTATTGAACTTGGTCTGGCTCGGCTGCTACATAGTTTTGATTGGGAGCTTCCTCATGGTGTTAAAGCTCAAGATTTGGACCTCACGGATGTCTTTGGAATTTCCATGCATAGGAGAGAAAATCTTCATGTTGTTGCTAAGCCATATTTTCCATAA
- the LOC107629367 gene encoding histone acetyltransferase of the MYST family 2 (The sequence of the model RefSeq protein was modified relative to this genomic sequence to represent the inferred CDS: added 46 bases not found in genome assembly), with translation MGSLEAPTTTENGSTATPAGNGKSLATDGTARVPPPEMTSEKPPDSDSSKRRRSSVLPLEVGTRVMCRWRDGKYHPVKVIERRKVSSSDPNDYEYYVHYTEFNRRLDEWVKLEQLDLESVEAVVDEKVEEKGATGLKMTRHQKRKIDETHVEGHEELDAASLREHEEFTKVKNIATIELGRYEIETWYFSPFPPEYNDCLKLYFCEFCLNFMKRKEQLQRHMRKCDLKHPPGDEIYRSGTLSMFEVDGKKNKVYGQNLCYLAKLFLDHKTLYYDVDLFLFYVLCECDDRGCHMVGYFSKEKHSEESYNLACILTLPPYQRKGYGKFLIAFSYELSKKEGKVGTPERPLSDLGLLSYRGYWTRVLLDILKKHKGNISIKELSDMTAIKAEDILTTLQSLELIQYRKGQHVICADPKVLDRHLKAAGRGGLEVDVSKLIWTPYKEQS, from the exons CCACTCCCGCCGGAAACGGCAAATCTCTGGCCACGGACGGCACTGCACGCGTTCCTCCTCCGGAGATGACGTCGGAGAAGCCGCCGGATTCGGACTCATCGAAGCGCCGGAGATCGTCGGTGCTTCCCCTGGAGGTCGGGACGAGGGTTATGTGCCGGTGGAGGGACGGCAAATACCACCCTGTCAAGGTCATCGAACGCCGCAAGGTTTCTTCCAGTGACCCCAACGATTACGAGTATTACGTTCATTACACAGAGT TTAATAGAAGGCTTGATGAGTGGGTGAAGCTCGAGCAGCTTGATCTCGAGTCAGTAGAGGCTGTTGTTGATGAGAAAGTGGAGGAGAAG GGGGCAACAGGCTTGAAGATGACACGCCACCAGAAGAGGAAGATTGATGAGACACATGTAGAG GGCCACGAGGAGCTTGATGCTGCCAGTTTGCGAGAACACGAAGAATTTACCAAAGTGAAAAATATAGCTACTATTGAACTTGGAAGATATGAGATTGAGACATGGTACTTCTCCCCCTTCCCACCAGAATACAACGACTGTTTGAAGCTGTACTTTTGTGAGTTTTGCCTCAATTTCATGAAACGGAAAGAACAGCTTCAGAGGCATATG AGAAAATGTGATCTTAAGCATCCCCCTGGTGATGAAATATACAGAAGTGGTACCCTGTCAATGTTTGAG GTTGACGGGAAGAAGAACAAGGTTTATGGCCAGAATCTGTGTTATTTGGCAAAGTTGTTTCTTGATCACAAGACCCTCTATTATGATGTAGACCTATTTCTGTTCTATGTTTTGTGTGAATGTGATGATCGAGGATGCCACATGGTTGGCTATTTCTCTAAG GAAAAACATTCCGAGGAATCCTACAATTTGGCATGTATCCTCACGCTTCCACCTTACCAAAGGAAAGGTTATGGCAAATTTCTAATAGCCTTCT CATATGAACTTTCCAAGAAGGAGGGCAAAGTTGGCACGCCAGAAAGACCCCTTTCAGATCTTGGACTGCTAAGCTACAGAGGATATTGGACCAGGGTTCTCTTGGACATTCTGAAAAAGCACAAGGGTAACATTTCCATCAAG GAGCTAAGTGATATGACTGCCATTAAAGCCGAAGATATATTGACAACTCTTCAGAGCCTAGAATTGATCCAATACAGGAAAGGACAGCATGTTATTTGTGCAGATCCTAAGGTTCTTGATCGCCATCTTAAAGCTGCTGGTAGAGGGGGTCTTGAGGTTGATGTTAGCAAATTGATCTGGACCCCTTACAAGGAACAAAGTTGA
- the LOC107629365 gene encoding E3 ubiquitin-protein ligase RGLG2: MGGSSSKRSSSRRSTTRSNSNSWYPQYQTPSYAQNPQYHGPQGYQYHGNTSQSYGGSGSGRPAEQKKRLDRKYSRIDDNYHSLEQVTDALAGAGLESSNLIVGIDFTKSNEWTGGRSFQRRCLHHIGHEQNPYEQAISIIGKTLSSFDEDNLIPCFGFGDASTHDQEVFSFYPDDRFCHGFEEVLSRYRELVPQLRLAGPTSFAPIIEMAVSIVEQSGGQYHVLLIIADGQVTRSVDTERGQLSAQEKNTVEAIVKASEYPLSIILVGVGDGPWDMMRQFDDNIPARAFDNFQFVNFTEIMSKNMDRSRKEAEFALAALMEIPSQYKATLELNILGARRGKDIDRIALPPPLYGSNTPSYNSPKASRQNSFRPTAPSHSQRHDDVFPAHPPATSASDNQLCPICLTDPKNMAFGCGHQTCCECGQELELCPICRSTIDTRIKLY, encoded by the exons ATGGGTGGATCAAGTTCTAAAAGAAGTAGTTCCAGGCGTTCAACCACGAGGTCGAATTCAAATTCATGGTACCCTCAATATCAAACACCTTCTTATGCACAAAACCCTCAGTATCATGGGCCTCAGGGTTATCAATATCATGGCAACACATCTCAAAGCTATGGTGGCAGCGGGAGTGGCCGTCCCGCGGAGCAGAAGAAGAGGTTGGATAGGAAGTATTCGAGGATAGATGACAATTATCATAGCTTGGAGCAG GTAACCGATGCTCTGGCAGGTGCTGGCCTAGAATCTTCCAACCTCATTGTTGGTATTGATTTTACAAAGAGCAACGAGTGGACAG GTGGAAGATCATTTCAAAGGAGATGCTTGCATCACATTGGTCACGAGCAAAATCCATACGAACAAGCTATATCTATCATTGGGAAAACATTGTCTTCCTTCGATGAGGATAACCTGATTCCTTGTTTTGGGTTCGGTGATG CATCGACACATGACCAAGAAGTTTTTAGTTTCTACCCGGATGATAGATTTTGTCACGGATTTGAAGAAGTGTTGTCACGATATCGAGAATTAGTCCCTCAATTAAGGCTTGCAG GACCGACATCATTTGCCCCAATTATTGAGATGGCAGTCTCCATTGTTGAGCAAAGTGGAGGCCAGTACCATGTCTTATTGATCATAGCTGATGGACAG GTAACAAGAAGTGTTGATACCGAGCGTGGTCAATTGAGTGCACAAGAAAAGAACACGGTAGAAGCTATTGTGAAAGCAAG CGAATATCCCTTATCGATCATTCTGGTTGGAGTTGGCGACGGGCCGTGGGACATGATGAGACAATTTGATGATAACATCCCTGCCCGAGCATTTGATAATTTCCAG TTTGTGAATTTTACGGAAATAATGTCAAAGAACATGGATCGATCACGTAAGGAAGCAGAGTTTGCACTTGCTGCTTTGATGGAAATACCCTCTCAGTACAAGGCAACACTAGAACTTAATATATTGGG TGCTCGCAGAGGGAAAGATATAGACAGGATTGCTCTACCACCGCCGCTATATGGTTCCAATACGCCATCTTATAACTCTCCGAAAGCTTCGCGACAAAACAGTTTCCGCCCCACTGCGCCATCTCACAGTCAAAGACACGATGATGTCTTTCCCGCACATCCTCCTGCGACTTCTGCATCTGATAATCAG CTTTGTCCCATTTGTCTTACTGATCCCAAGAACATGGCATTTGGTTGTGGGCATCAG ACATGCTGTGAATGTGGACAAGAGCTTGAATTATGCCCCATATGCAGGAGTACTATTGACACAAGAATTAAACTTTATTAA
- the LOC107632404 gene encoding probable ubiquitin-conjugating enzyme E2 24 has translation MEEESKLALEKPKEEQKMLVAQIYREIEELQDELEMNFWKIKNFDKVQSSPTDHRFFSHDNFLKYHISEKISLNFIIRREWEVLDLNLINSSIYVRVYESRPYLMRAIIKGPPNTIYYNALFCFDICFTCDYPNQPPKLFYHSYDYDLNPNLKKNGKVNLPHSKRKCSSSNPFRILDILVTIQGFLNDEFSRNKKNVLIIRTWEAMLVMLESPLEGFEILVKGHFRTQAHEILRNFKNYMDSKDEIMNKLFLKLIKAFEANGTYCKHHYNNQVLNHDYEEAKCNNVTKKNGYSKLPLCIM, from the coding sequence ATGGAGGAAGAAAGCAAATTAGCATTAGAGAAGCCAAAGGAAGAACAAAAAATGCTAGTTGCACAAATTTACAGAGAGATTGAAGAATTACAAGATGAACTTGAGATGAATTTTTGGAAGATAAAGAATTTCGACAAGGTACAATCTTCTCCGACTGATCATCGGTTTTTTAGTCACGACAACTTCCTTAAGTATCACATTAGTGAAAAAATTTCTCTAAATTTCATAATTAGGAGAGAATGGGAAGTATTAGATTTAAATCTAATTAACTCTTCCATTTATGTTAGGGTTTATGAGTCAAGACCTTATCTTATGAGAGCTATAATTAAAGGTCCTCCTAATACCATTTATTATAACGCATTATTTTGCTTCGACATATGTTTTACTTGTGATTACCCTAATCAACCTCCTAAACTTTTCTACCATTCTTATGACTATGATTTGAATCCAAATTTGAAAAAGAATGGAAAAGTCAACCTACCACACTCTAAGAGAAAATGTTCTTCTTCAAATCCATTTAGAATATTAGATATACTTGTCACTATTCAAGGGTTTCTCAATGATGAGTTTTCaaggaataaaaaaaatgttCTAATTATTAGAACATGGGAGGCCATGCTTGTGATGTTAGAGTCACCATTGGAGGGTTTTGAAATCTTGGTTAAGGGACATTTTAGAACTCAAGCCCATGAAATTCTTAGAAACTTTAAGAATTATATGGATTCTAAGGATGAAATTATGAACAAGCTCTTCTTGAAGCTCATCAAGGCGTTTGAAGCTAATGGAACTTATTGTAAGCATCATTATAATAATCAAGTTCTTAATCATGATTATGAGGAAGCAAAGTGCAACAACGTCACGAAGAAAAATGGATACTCCAAATTGCCATTGTGTATTATGTAA